The nucleotide sequence CCTTGGCGATCTTGTACCGCAGCGCCCGCGTCTGTTCTTCGGGTGTGAGCCGATTAAACAGTTCCTCGGCGGGAACGGGCGGGCGCTCGAGATCAACCACCCACGCGCACACCTCGTGTTCTCCCGGCACGCGATCGAGCGCTGCGGGGCACGCACCCACGAGCACCCGCATTTCGCCCAATTTTCCTGCGTTAGTCATGCTCTCACTACGGGTTACGATTTTGCACTTCGCGCGGGTTCGGCGGGACGCTATCCGACGTGGTCATGAACACACTCATTCTGCTCTCCGCGCTGGCCGCCGGCCAGCCGGCTCCGGCACCGGTCACGTTCCACAGCCCGGCGCCGGTCGCGTCGAAGGGTGACGTGAAGGCCGGCCCGCCACTGGTCCACACGTTCGACTTAACGAACGCGACCGCGGGCACCGTGACGATTACGAAGGTCGAGGCCGGGTGCGGTTGTCTGCGTCAGGGGGTGGCCGCGAACGTGTTGCCCGCGGGCGAGAAAACCAAACTCGCACTCGAAGTGAACACGCTGACGCAGCCGGACGGCCCGAACCGCTGGCAGGTGACGGTATCGTACAAGGTGGAGCTGCCCGGTGCTCCCGCCCAGACGGGCGAGTTGCTCCTTCAGATCACGGCGACGCTCTCGCGGGACATCTCCGTAACACCTCCGCAGGTCGCGTTCTCCACCGCGGGAGAAGCGAGCCAAGCGCTCGTGGTCGGTGACAAGCGGGCCAAGCCCCTGACCGTCCTGAAAGCCGCGTCCTCGGCCGCGCACCTGACGGTCGAAGTCGGGCCGGCGGCGACCGGCGCTGTGGGGCGCACGCAGTCGGTGACGGTCAAACTCGCCGCGAACGCACCCGCCGGGCACCGCGACGAAACCGTGGTGCTGTACACCGATGACGCGGAGTGCCCGGAACTGCGTATCCCGGTGCGCGTTCTGAAGCGCGTCGCGGGTGCGGTGACCGCGACCCCGGAAGCCGTATCGGTGCGCCTCGCGGCCGGCCAAACGGAGGTTTCCACGCTCGTGCAACTCCGCTCACCGGACGGAAAAGCCGTGAGCATCGCGAGCGCGGAGAGCGACCTCCCCGGCGTGCAGGTGAAGTGCTCCACGGGCAGCGGGCCGGTCGCGACCGTTCGCATCACGGTCCCCGAAGCAGCCACGGCGCAAGCCGGGCGGTGTACGGTGCGCGTGCGCATGGGCGAACAGGGGGGCGAGGTGTCGATCCCGGTGTCGTGGACCGGTAAGAAGTGACCCGAAGCGCCGTTCAAGGCGTTTTGAGACGATTCGCCACAAGGGGTGTGTCCCCGCGATGATTCGATCGCCGAGAGCACCACTCGAAAATCGTCGGAAAGTTAGACGCATAGACCTTCCACCCGCTCTCAATACACTCAGAACACTCGAACCCGAACGCCCGCGGCACTTTGCTCGTAGACACTCCTTTGGCCCGGCCCTCGAGTCGCGTCCGTGATCGGGCCGGGTCCGCACGAAAATGGGACGAAAAAGGTGCGAGGAATCCGAGAACGGAGCGCCGACTCGAGGTAAAATGAGTCGGCGACAGCGGACCACTACTGCTCCCCGAATTCCACCCGCCGTCGATTCGTAGCCCCATTCCCCGACAGGAGGTCAGCTTTGGACGGCGTGCCAGCCGAGCGGAGTCAACGGCTCTCGCGGGCAGCGGCCCAGCGGCTCAGCCTCTATTTGCGGTGCGTGGGCGACTGGCCGACCGACGGCGAAAAGGTCTCCAGTAGCCGCATCGCCGAAGCCGTTGGCGTGAGCGACGCCCAGGTGCGCCGCGACCTCGCCGCGCTCGGGCACCTGGGCCAGCGCGGGGTCGGGTACGATGCGCACGAACTGGCCGCCGCGATCCGAACGGCCCTGGGCATCAACCGCCAGTGGCGCGCGGTGCTGGTCGGCGTCGGCAACCTGGGCCGCGCCCTCTTGAAGTACCAGGGGTTCCGGGCGCAGGGGTTCCGAATCGTTGGCCTGTTCGACAGTGACCCGTCGAAAGTCGGCCAGGACGTCGAAGGGTTGACCGTGGAACCGGTGTCCGCCCTCCCCGCTCGGCTCGCAGAACTCCAGGCGGAACTGGGCGTGCTGACGGTCCCCGGGGAACCGGCACACGCGGTCGCCGAGGCACTGGTCGCAGCGGGAGTTCGGGGCATCCTGAACTTCGCCCCCGTGGTGCTCAAACTCCCGCGCCGGGTGCGACTCGTTACCGTCGACTTGGCGATTCAATTGGAACAGTTGGCGTTCCAGGTCCAACACGGCGATGCGCCGAATCGCCCCGCGGACGAGGAATGACTGCGTTCCCGGTGGGCCTTCCGGTCCATCGGGTGCGGGCCTGTCACCAGCGCCGTCCACCATTTCACGCACACATCCCGTCGCACAACGCGAATCAGCCACCATCCGTCTGCAGAATGTCAGATTGCGACCATTACCGGCACGTCGTTCGCTTATTGCAGAATCGCGGTGTATTGCCCCAACCCGCTACGGGCGCGGAACGAAGCCAAAAGCACTGATGAAAGTCTTCCATTGCGACCACTGCGATCACCTCGTTTTCTTCGAGAGCGTTCACTGCGTCCGCTGTGAGCACCCGCTCGCCTATCTCCCGGACCTGGGGGTAACAGGTTCACTCGACAACGCCGGCGACGGGCTGTGGCGGTCGCCGCTCGCGCGGGCCGAGGGCAAGACGTATCGGCTCTGTCAGAACTACACCGAGCACAACGTCTGCAACTGGGCGGTGCCCGCGGACGATGACGACCCGTACTGCTCGTCCTGTCGACTGACCCGCGTCATTCCCGATCTCGCCCCGCCCGGGAACAAAGAAGCGTGGTACAAGCTCGAAGTCGCTAAACGGCGCCTGCTGTACACGTTGCTCGCCCTCAAGTTGCCGATCGCGAGTAAACAGGACGAACCCGCGACCGGGCTGGCGTTCGAGTTTCTCGCCGATCCGACCGACCCCGCAGCGCCCGCGGTGCTGACCGGGCACGACAACGGCCTGATTACCGTTAACATCGCCGAAGCGGACGACGCCGAGCGCGAGCGCCGACGGCAACAGATGGGGGAACCGTACCGCACCGTACTCGGGCACTTCCGCCACGAGATCGGCCACTACTACTGGGACGTGCTCATCAAGGACGGTCCGCACCTCGACCGGTTCCGCGCGTTGTTCGGCGACGAGCGCGAAGACTACGCTCTGGCGCTCGATCGGCATTACAAAACCGGCGCGCCCCCGGACTGGCAAGAGCGCTTCATCTCCACCTACGCGACCGCCCACCCGTGGGAGGACTGGGCCGAGACGTGGGCGCACTACCTGCACATGATCGACACCCTGGAAACGGCCATCGGGTGCGGCTTGTCGGTGAAGCCGAAACGGGTGGGTGAGCCGGCAATGAAGCCGGGAACGAAGGTGGAGGCGCCCACGCCGTCGGCGTTCGACGCCATGCTCAAGGACTGGCACGCGCTGACCTACGTTCTGAACAACCTCAACCGCGGCCTGGGCCTGTCGGACGGCTACCCGTTCGTGATTTCGGCCCCGGTCATCGAGAAGTTGCAGTTCATCCACGAAGTCGTGACGGCACCGACCGCGGTCAAAGCCGTTCCAACAGCGCCCGAGCGGGCGCCCACAGTTGTACCAGATCAGTTACAATCCGGGCCGTCTGTTCCCTCGTCTAAAGTTGAGCGGCACGAGCCGCAGACAACTTGATGGGGAGCTTGCCCGATGAAACAGTTGCTCGCGGTGGTCGCCGCGGTCGCCCTGGTCGGCACATCGACCGGTGACGAGAAAGTTGCCTTCGAGACCATCCTGAAGACCCACAGCGGCGGGCCGAAGAAGGCGGCCGAAGTCGTCATCCGGTCCGAGAAGGAGCGGAAAGCGTTCACCGAGACGTGCTCGTCGGAGAACACCCGCAAATTCTTGGACGCGGTCAAAGTGGACTTCGACAAAGAGGTGCTGGTCGCGGTCGCGGTCGGGCCATCCGGTTCCGTGCTCACCAAGACCGAGATGAAGCAAACCGGAGTGCAGAAGGTTACGAGCGGGGACGAGGTCGTCGTCGAGTATTGCGTGGTGACCACCGACGTGCAGTGCGAGCCCAACTACCCGCTTTACGTCGTCAGAATTCCCAAAGCAACGACCGTCGCGTTCAAGAAGACCGAGAAAACAATCGGCGGGTGAGGCCCGGACCGCGAAGTTCTTCTCCTCACCGGCCGGCTTACACCGGCCGTTCGCCAATACCACCCGGCCCCGGGTCACCCGAGGTACTTCTTCGGAATCTCCGCGCCCGCGACGTATTGCAGTTTGGCGATCTTACACATCTGATACACGTTGATGCGGAAGTCCGGGCACGTGCTGACGAGACAGTACGCATCGGTGGGCGTGAACCCGTACTCGGTGATGAGCCAGTCCATGAGGTTGAACGTGGCCGTTTCGACCGCGGACTCGAGCGGCTTGTCCGCGAACACGGACACGAGCGCGTCCGGCTTCTCGATCCGCACCCACGGCACGCGCTTCTGTTTCACCAGTTCCAACTTCACGCGGACGGTCGCCTTCGTCTCGGCCGCGGTCCCGGTGAACTCGGTGTCGCCCTGGCTCGCGTGGACGTCGCCCAGGTAGAACAGCGCGCCGGGGTGATACACGGGCACGAAGACGCGGTTCCCGACCGCCGCGTCGCGGATGTCGAGGTTCCCGCCCCACGGACCCTGCCCGTCCAGGCTGGTCACCACCTCGCGGTCCGGGCACACCCCGAGCGTGCCCACGAAGGGCGTGATCGGCCAGCGGATCTTGTCGCTGAAGTGGAGCGTGCCGTCGCGCGTGGTGCCGCTGGCGCCCGGGGTGTGCTTGAAAATCTTCGTGGTGTAGTCGCCGGACAGTTCCGGCCACCGGGTCGATTCGCCCAGCGGCCCGCGCCGCGGACCGATCGCGACCCACGAGTAATCATCGACCACGATGTCTTCGAGCGTGATAACGAGGGCGTCACCGCGCTCCGCGCCCTCGAGGTACACCGGGCCGCCGACCGGGTTCGCGTGCGGCGGGGACCGGTCGAACCCCGGGCGCTTCCCGGGGATCGCCTTGTCCGCCGGCGACTTGAAGTACCCGGTGCTGGCGTCGTAGGTCTCGATCTCGAACGACTCGCCCGGGCGCACGCGCAACAGGGGCTCGTCGCGCCAGTCGAAGGCGTACTTCCGCGCTTGCTCGCGGGTGATCCGTTGCACGATGGGGCTCCTTAGTGTTGGCGCAAACCCGCCAGAAATTGCTGGAGTTCGGCGCCGGTGTATTCGTCATCGTTGATGGATAGGAATTCCAAATTGGTCAAGTTCGCGAGAGCGGCAACCGATGCACTATTTTCGAGCATCGAGGCAAACCACAATTGGCCGTCCATACGATTCGCCCAGGCGGTCTCAGCATCTTGGCGAGTACCGAGTTCGATTTCGAGATATCGTAGTTCCCGTAGGGCGCCGATTCGATGTAGAGTCGCGTCGCGAAAACCGTTACCCCAAGTACAAGGACACAGTACCAAATGCCGGAGTTTCGTGAGTCGTTCCAGACCGATAACGCTATCGTCCCCGATCGCCCCTCCGAGGCTGTGATATTCCAAGTGCTCCAACATCGTGCAGTTCATGAGGGGAACGAGTGAGTCGCAAACAGTATCGCTGATGACGAATTTCTTGAGGCGCGGTAAGGAGGAGAAATGGCGAAGACCCGCGACGGTTTCGTGACCTCGGTGTATCTCGATCTCTTCCAATTCTGGAAGGTACGATAACATCCGAAATTCCGCATCGATCGTTTGAATGTCCCACATCTTCACAGATTTGACGAGCCGATCTGGACGCAAAGATTTGTCGTCCTCGTTCATGCCACGTAGGTACCGAATTGCAGCCAATCTCTGCCGGTCAGGGGCGTGGCGCGTCGCTCTGCTAATGCGGCGCTCCTGGAATTCTTCCCATACCCCGCGCGCGTCGCACGCAAACGGCTGAATGTACACATACGTCCAGAAAGGAAGCGGATCGAGGAATTTGATCCAAGAGGGATCGAACCACGACCAAATTTCGAGTCCTTCCAGGCACTGCAAGTTGGCGATGGTACAGAGCAAGTCGGGGGTCAGGGAAGCTTTTATGTGGAGGCGGCGAAGAGCGGGGAGGTGATGAAGAAATTCGAAGTTGGCTGACACATCTTCGTGTTCTCGCACGAGCACGACTTCCAGAAACCCTCGAACGAAGAGCCCATCGTTGAACGGCGAAACGGATACCCTCCATTGTGTCCCGTGAGCTTCCAGAATCGTTTTTTCCCGGAGCGTGAGTTTTTGG is from Gemmata palustris and encodes:
- a CDS encoding zinc-binding metallopeptidase family protein codes for the protein MKVFHCDHCDHLVFFESVHCVRCEHPLAYLPDLGVTGSLDNAGDGLWRSPLARAEGKTYRLCQNYTEHNVCNWAVPADDDDPYCSSCRLTRVIPDLAPPGNKEAWYKLEVAKRRLLYTLLALKLPIASKQDEPATGLAFEFLADPTDPAAPAVLTGHDNGLITVNIAEADDAERERRRQQMGEPYRTVLGHFRHEIGHYYWDVLIKDGPHLDRFRALFGDEREDYALALDRHYKTGAPPDWQERFISTYATAHPWEDWAETWAHYLHMIDTLETAIGCGLSVKPKRVGEPAMKPGTKVEAPTPSAFDAMLKDWHALTYVLNNLNRGLGLSDGYPFVISAPVIEKLQFIHEVVTAPTAVKAVPTAPERAPTVVPDQLQSGPSVPSSKVERHEPQTT
- a CDS encoding TIGR02996 domain-containing protein, which translates into the protein MSDEAALLRAIHTDPDDDTPRLVYADWLDEHGQPERAEFIRVQVELANQNDDSSDEAQKLTLREKTILEAHGTQWRVSVSPFNDGLFVRGFLEVVLVREHEDVSANFEFLHHLPALRRLHIKASLTPDLLCTIANLQCLEGLEIWSWFDPSWIKFLDPLPFWTYVYIQPFACDARGVWEEFQERRISRATRHAPDRQRLAAIRYLRGMNEDDKSLRPDRLVKSVKMWDIQTIDAEFRMLSYLPELEEIEIHRGHETVAGLRHFSSLPRLKKFVISDTVCDSLVPLMNCTMLEHLEYHSLGGAIGDDSVIGLERLTKLRHLVLCPCTWGNGFRDATLHRIGALRELRYLEIELGTRQDAETAWANRMDGQLWFASMLENSASVAALANLTNLEFLSINDDEYTGAELQQFLAGLRQH
- a CDS encoding DUF1573 domain-containing protein, encoding MNTLILLSALAAGQPAPAPVTFHSPAPVASKGDVKAGPPLVHTFDLTNATAGTVTITKVEAGCGCLRQGVAANVLPAGEKTKLALEVNTLTQPDGPNRWQVTVSYKVELPGAPAQTGELLLQITATLSRDISVTPPQVAFSTAGEASQALVVGDKRAKPLTVLKAASSAAHLTVEVGPAATGAVGRTQSVTVKLAANAPAGHRDETVVLYTDDAECPELRIPVRVLKRVAGAVTATPEAVSVRLAAGQTEVSTLVQLRSPDGKAVSIASAESDLPGVQVKCSTGSGPVATVRITVPEAATAQAGRCTVRVRMGEQGGEVSIPVSWTGKK
- a CDS encoding acetamidase/formamidase family protein, whose product is MQRITREQARKYAFDWRDEPLLRVRPGESFEIETYDASTGYFKSPADKAIPGKRPGFDRSPPHANPVGGPVYLEGAERGDALVITLEDIVVDDYSWVAIGPRRGPLGESTRWPELSGDYTTKIFKHTPGASGTTRDGTLHFSDKIRWPITPFVGTLGVCPDREVVTSLDGQGPWGGNLDIRDAAVGNRVFVPVYHPGALFYLGDVHASQGDTEFTGTAAETKATVRVKLELVKQKRVPWVRIEKPDALVSVFADKPLESAVETATFNLMDWLITEYGFTPTDAYCLVSTCPDFRINVYQMCKIAKLQYVAGAEIPKKYLG
- a CDS encoding redox-sensing transcriptional repressor Rex, producing the protein MPAERSQRLSRAAAQRLSLYLRCVGDWPTDGEKVSSSRIAEAVGVSDAQVRRDLAALGHLGQRGVGYDAHELAAAIRTALGINRQWRAVLVGVGNLGRALLKYQGFRAQGFRIVGLFDSDPSKVGQDVEGLTVEPVSALPARLAELQAELGVLTVPGEPAHAVAEALVAAGVRGILNFAPVVLKLPRRVRLVTVDLAIQLEQLAFQVQHGDAPNRPADEE